The following are encoded together in the Plasmodium malariae genome assembly, chromosome: 1 genome:
- the PmUG01_01021600 gene encoding conserved protein, unknown function, giving the protein MPLGVPLRKYLFIVSTSFLCMAMGSCCVHLIMKPEMKKYNISKNLESRNNAIQEVQQEILRKKTL; this is encoded by the coding sequence ATGCCCTTAGGTGTGCCTCTAAGAAAGTACCTCTTCATTGTGTCCACTTCCTTTTTATGCATGGCTATGGGCTCATGTTGTGTGCATTTAATTATGAAAccagaaatgaaaaaatataatatttctaagAATTTAGAAAGTAGAAATAATGCCATTCAGGAGGTTCAACAGGAAATACTACGGAAGAAAACATTATAA
- the PmUG01_01021400 gene encoding lysophospholipase, putative: MAENFEETAPDSQVMTVQNNFEESLDGNPKLGSFVNKNGLLLKTYAWLVKYPIGIMILVHALNSHVRFEYLNHNVDIQSNDKVVLKDADNFYIYKDSWVEHLNKQGFSVYGLDMQGHGESECYQNVKTHINEFDDFTEDILQYMNIIHNSLSQEEDEHTGSIGSETTSGLSSNGGYLPSDQGSTGIDEAGDLSGIGSEGTTSVQGSTNGSDLPNGCSNISCSVKGSKKKVPPFFLMGLSMGGNVVLRTLEQIGKSEEDSDNRKLNIRGGITLGGMISIDSLKEKPIFKYFYLPISKVANYVFPTQRFGPALNFEMFPYVNDLYAFDKHCYPKPATNKLCNELLKAVDNLHNDMNYIPKNIPLLIVHSVLDSACCYKGVKNFFKKLETENKEMFTLEDMDHVLPLEPGNERVLMKVSDWITQRVDAIRCADCDDCSDSNDDNGSAACSGDASSIDDNGSTACSGDASSIDDNGSTACSGDVRSRSDNDNVSSSCAEDEVSSCGN; this comes from the coding sequence ATGGCAGAAAATTTCGAAGAAACCGCTCCAGATAGTCAGGTGATGACTGTACAGAACAATTTTGAAGAAAGTCTAGATGGAAATCCCAAATTAGGTTCATTTGTTAATAAGAATGGGCTGTTGCTTAAGACATATGCGTGGTTAGTTAAGTATCCAATAGGTATTATGATATTAGTGCATGCTTTAAATTCTCATGTTCgttttgaatatttaaatcATAACGTAGATATACAAAGTAATGATAAGGTTGTATTAAAAGATGCGGACAActtttacatatacaaagATAGCTGGGTAGAGCATTTAAATAAACAGGGGTTCTCAGTATATGGATTAGATATGCAAGGTCATGGTGAATCTGAGTGTTATCAAAATGTAAAAACGCACATAAATGAATTTGACGACTTCACTGAAGACATATTACAGTATATGAACATAATTCACAATTCGCTATCCCAGGAGGAGGATGAGCATACAGGTAGCATTGGAAGTGAGACAACAAGTGGACTAAGTAGCAACGGAGGTTATCTTCCAAGTGATCAAGGAAGTACTGGAATTGATGAAGCAGGTGATCTAAGCGGCATTGGAAGTGAAGGAACAACAAGTGTTCAGGGAAGCACTAATGGTAGTGACCTTCCAAATGGTTGCAGCAACATTAGCTGCAGTGTTAAGGGTTCAAAGAAGAAGGTCCCGCCGTTCTTTTTAATGGGTTTATCAATGGGAGGTAATGTGGTATTACGAACTTTAGAACAAATTGGTAAATCTGAGGAAGATAGTGataatagaaaattaaatataagagGAGGTATAACACTAGGTGGAATGATATCAATTGATAGTTTAAAGGAAAAAcctatttttaaatacttCTACTTGCCTATATCTAAAGTAGCAAATTATGTTTTCCCAACTCAAAGATTTGGTCCAGCCTTAAATTTTGAGATGTTTCCATATGTTAATGATTTATATGCTTTTGATAAGCATTGTTATCCTAAGCCTGCAACTAATAAGCTTTGTAATGAACTTTTAAAAGCAGTAGACAACTTACATAATGATATGAATTATATCCCTAAAAACATTCCACTGTTGATTGTTCATTCAGTGTTAGATAGTGCTTGTTGTTACAAAGgggttaaaaattttttcaaaaaattagaaaCAGAAAATAAGGAAATGTTTACTTTAGAGGATATGGATCATGTACTTCCCCTGGAGCCTGGAAATGAGAGGGTCTTAATGAAGGTCAGCGACTGGATAACGCAAAGAGTGGATGCAATCCGCTGTGCAGATTGCGATGATTGCAGTGATAGTAACGATGATAATGGAAGTGCTGCATGTAGCGGAGATGCCAGTAGTATCGATGATAATGGAAGTACCGCATGTAGCGGAGATGCCAGTAGTATCGATGATAATGGAAGTACCGCATGTAGCGGAGATGTCCGTAGTAGAAGCGATAATGACAATGTTAGCAGCAGCTGCGCCGAAGACGAAGTCAGCAGTTGCGGTAACTGA
- the PmUG01_01021500 gene encoding lysophospholipase, putative, with protein sequence MASVRSTEKAMKKGGSGCTLAANLKLDGKPKVDSFNNKDGLSIKTYSWQVKDPQGIMFLVHGLNTHVRLEYLRHNVEIEGNNERAVLKDADNYYIYKGSWIEHLNKQGYSVYGLDLQGHGQSDGWKNLKTNVKKFDDIVYDVLQYINRVHDTLCLSHKRGTNGSIHDNITNTKIPPFYIMGLSMGGNIVLRILEILGKSKDSNNKLNIRGCISLAGMISIDELATKASYKYFYIPFSKFFATFFPSLRISPTLHFKKFPYINDIFHFDKNRYNKAITCKLGYELLSAIENLNNDMVHLPKNIPILFIHSKQDSACFFGGVQTFYNKIDSDKKELHILEDMDHVLTMEPGNEQVLKKVIEWLSNVS encoded by the coding sequence ATGGCCTCTGTTCGTTCGACGGAGAAGGCCATGAAAAAAGGGGGAAGTGGTTGTACGCTAGCTGCAAATTTAAAGCTAGATGGAAAACCAAAAGTGGATTcgtttaataataaagacGGTTTATCAATAAAGACATACTCATGGCAAGTTAAGGACCCCCAAGGTATTATGTTTTTAGTGCATGGTTTAAATACGCATGTAAGATTAGAGTATTTAAGGCATAATGTGGAAATAGAAGGAAATAATGAAAGAGCTGTATTGAAAGATGCTGacaattattacatatacaaaGGTAGTTGGATAGAGCATTTAAATAAACAGGGTTACTCAGTATATGGTTTAGATTTACAAGGACATGGCCAATCGGATGGAtggaaaaatttaaagacGAATGTAAAAAAGTTCGATGATATAGTATATGATgtattacaatatattaatagagTACATGATACGTTATGTTTATCACATAAAAGAGGTACTAATGGATCTATTCATGATAATATTACTAATACAAAAATTCCaccattttatattatgggTCTATCTATGGGGGGTAACATAGTTTTAAGAATTTTAGAAATTTTAGGTAAATCAAaagatagtaataataaattaaatatacgAGGTTGTATATCATTAGCTGGTATGATATCAATAGACGAGTTAGCAACAAAAgcatcatataaatatttttatatccctttttcaaaattttttgctACCTTTTTTCCAAGTTTAAGAATTAGTCCCacattacattttaaaaaatttccatATATTAATGACATTTTTCACTTTgataaaaatagatataataaaGCTATAACATGTAAACTAGGTTATGAACTTTTAAGTGcaatagaaaatttaaataacgATATGGTACACTTACCTAAAAATATACCAATACTCTTTATACATTCAAAGCAAGATAGTGCTTGTTTCTTTGGAGGGGTTcaaacattttataataaaattgattcagataaaaaagaattacacATTTTAGAAGATATGGATCATGTGTTAACAATGGAACCGGGCAATGAACAAGTCTTAAAAAAAGTCATTGAGTGGCTTTCGAATGTTTCTTAA